A stretch of Rhododendron vialii isolate Sample 1 chromosome 4a, ASM3025357v1 DNA encodes these proteins:
- the LOC131322744 gene encoding uncharacterized protein LOC131322744, whose product MCQESTKLACLAAPSNEAYTIYIEAMSALHEKLQKVVSHVPPIDVCDDRDNLHSIEPSQILLSDPNISLTKGRKKDVKGKGASINSERLKSGMELALGKKKRKCSLCKNPGHDKMTCPSNPMSKANKSLEVEAQYSDSDQELT is encoded by the exons ATGTGTCAAGAATCTACAAAATTGGCTTGTTTGGCCGCCCCATCAAATGAGGCATACACAATTTACATTGAAGCTATGAGTGCTCTCCACGAGAAGCTCCAAAAAGTAGTTTCTCATGTGCCTCCAATCGATGTTTGTGATGATAGAGATAATTTACATTCTATTGAGCCATCTCAGATATTGCTTTCGGATCCAAACATCTCACTAACCAAGGGTAGGAAAAAAGATGTGAAAGGAAAAGGGGCTAGTATAAACTCCGAAAGATTGAAAAGTGGTATGGAGTTGGCATTAggcaagaagaaaagaaagtgtaGCTTATGCAAAAATCCAGGACATGATAAAATGACTTGTCCTTCAAATCCAATGAGTAAAGCTAACAAAT CCTTAGAAGTGGAAGCACAATATTCTGATAGTGACCAAGAGTTGACTTAA